A stretch of DNA from Micromonospora sp. NBC_01813:
GGAAGGCGCAGACCGCGTCCACCGGTGCCGCGAAGACCGCTTCCTCGAACGTCCCGGTCCGCACCGGCACGCCGGTCCGGTCGCGGGCATACCGCGCGGCGGCCTCCGACACCTCGACGCCCTCGACCGCGATCCCGTGGTCGCGCGCCGCCGCAAGGAAGAAGCCACCCGCCGGACCCGCCTCGACCAGCGTCGTCGGCTGGGCGGCCGAGAGCACCCAGCGCAGCCGACGGGCGGCCTCGAACTGCCACTGTGCCGCGAATTCGAAATATTTGCGGTACGACTCGGCTTCGAAGTAAGACTCGTCGTACAGCTCCTCCGGTGGGGCGAGCCCGGCGGCCGTCCAGTGGAACGCGCAGTCGGCGCAGCGCCGCACGATGCCGCCCATCACAAATTCGCTGCGCGCGCCGCCGCACATCAGGCACTCGTCGATCGTCATGAGGTCGGTCATCGAACATCCTTTCGAAGTCGGGAATCCGCATGCTGCGGCTGGTCGGCGGCGACGCTCATCGCACCGACGGGGTCGGCTGCCCGGCCAGCCCACGGGTCTGGGGGGTGACCGGCACGGCTTCGCTGGTCACCGCCGGCCGCTCGGCGTGTCGTTGCACGATCGGGTACCGGTACGACAGACGGCGATCGCGGCGTCGCATGTCGGTCAGGACGCAGCCCACCACCGGTGCGTGCACCGTCCGCAGCAGGGCGGTCGCCGCCTCGACCTGATCGTGTCCGGTCCGGTTCGTCCGGGCCACCAGCAGGACGCCGTCGGCGCCCGCCGCCACGACGGCGGCATCGGTGACCGGTAGCAGCGGGGGTGTGTCGATGACGACGAGGTCGAAGTCGCGCCTGGCCCAGGCCAGCAGCTCCGACCATCGTGGTGATTCGAGCAGTTCGCTGGGGTTCGACGCGGCCGGTCCGGCGGGCAGCACCGAGACCGGCTGGCGCCGCCACTGTTGGAGTGCGTCCAGCGCGCCGACCCGGCCGGAGAGTACGTCGGACAGTCCCGGGCCGGTGGCCAGGCCGAGGTAGTCGGCAAGCCTTGGCCGGCGCAGGTCGGCGTCGACGAGCAGTACCCGGCGACCTGTTTCCGCCACCGAGATCGCCAGGTTCGCCGCCGTGATCGACCGACCGTCGCGGGAGGCGGCACTCGTGACCGCGACAACTCGTAGTTCCGGGGCCACCGCCCGCAGACTCGTCCGGAGGTGTCGGAACGACTCCGGTCCCCGCCCGCCGGATCGATCCCGGCTCAGGGCCGGCCGCCGGGCCATCGACGCCTGGTGCGGTATTACGGCGAGCAACGGTGCTGTCGTCGCATGCTGAAGCCGCTCGGGTGTCCGGATCGACCGGTCGAACGCCGCCCGTAGCAGCGCGAGAGCCACCCCCACCAGCAGGCCGGCCAACAGACCGAGTCCGATGTTGCGCACCGTGCCGGCGACCAGTGGTTTCGGGGTCGGCCCCGCCACGACCTCCAGCTTCACCGCCGAGATGTCCAGACCTGGCGGACCCTCCAACGCCTCCACCAGGGCGGTGAACTCGATCAGCACGGCGCGGGCGAGCCGCTGGGAGCGGGCCTCGTCGGTGTCGGTGACGGTCACCGTGAACAGGACGGTGTCCCGGATCGCCTGGGCCGAGATCCGGTTCTGGATCTGCTGCACCGAGAGACCGAGCGGGTACTGCTCGGCGACCATGCCCGCCAACCGCTCCCCGCGAACCACATCTACATAGGACTTGATTCGTTCGCGCGAGAAGACACTGCCCTGCAGGACATCGGCGCGCTCCTCGCCGGGCGTGGTGACGAAGAACGTGGTGGCCGTGGCGTAGCGCGGCGGCGTCATGACGGTGACCGCTGCCGCAGCAGCCACCGCGACGCTCGTCACCAGCAACACCAGCCACCAGCTCCGCCGCAGCGCCTGCAGGTTGCCCGCGATCGTCATCGACCCACCCTCCGAATCACCCTAGACAGGACTATAAGTCCATATGGACAGCAGAGTAGACGAGTTATTACAGAATAGTGTTCAAACGAAGAAATAGGATTAACAGCTCGTCGACCCCCGGCGGTACGGGCGTGAGCAGCTGCCGCAGCTGCCGGCGAGCGGTCAAGCCGCGACGTTCGTGTCTACCGGCAGGTACGCGGTCTCCCGGCGCAACCAGCGACGGACCGTACGAGGCCGCACCACCCCGGCGACCGTCAGCCGGTCGGCGACGCTGCGGTACGCGTGCCCGGCGAGCCGCTCCACCCAGGCGGCCGGCGGGTGCGGCGGGTCGGTGTCGATCCAGCGCAGCACCGTACGACCCCAGGCGTCGACGACACCCGGCGCGGCCGTACCGGTGACCACGCTGCCGGACGCGGCCACCGCGACCGCGCCGACGAAGGCCAGGTCGGCGAGCATCGCGGCGGCCAGCCCACGCCCGACGGTCCGGGCCGGCACCCGCAGCCCGCCGGTCACGTCGTCGTGGGCGATCAGGAACAGCCCGTCGGCCAGCCAACCGACCGGCGACAACGGTACGGCCAGCTCGCTCAGCGGCCTCGGCATCGGTGCCGGCGGGGTCGACGCTGGCGATGTCGTCGACCAGTCACGGGCGCAGGTGCGGTAGGCGGTCACCGGCCGGCCCGCCTCGTCCAGGCCAGGAACCGGGTGAACAGCTCCCCCGGCGTCGCCTCCTCCGGCAGGTCGGCGATCGCCTCCACCATCCGCTCAGCCGCGTACATGCTGCGCGAGATCGGGTCCAGGTTCGCGGTCAACTCGGCCCGCGCATACTCACAGGGCCAGTCGACCTGCGGCCCACACCCCGAACAGGACCAGACTGGCCTTACGGGCACGTGCAGCACATCGTCGCGGCCGGTCACCGGTGCTGCACCCCGGCCTGGTTGCGCCACCGCCGCCCGCGCGGGCCCGACTGTGGTGCTGGGGTGGTGCCCCAGGTCCGGTCGATCGGTGCGGTGCAGTCCCGGCAGGTCAACGTCTGCCCGCACACCGAACACCACCGGTGCCGACACCGGCACAACACGAACCCACCCACCAGGCCCACGAGCCCGGCCAGCACACCGACCACTGTTATGAGGAGAAGGCACAAGAAAGTTCTCCAATCTCCGTACGGGTTTGGGCTTGCCGCCGCCAGCGACGGGGGGACACCGGCGGCGGCAAGCGGTTCGTGGCGCTGGGCGGACGCCGATCGAACCGTGAATACAGTGGACGTCGCGGTTGCCCCGGCAGAAGCGGTAAGGGAGGGGAACTGCTACGCGTTCCCGGGAAGAGAATTTGGAAGAGGGATTCCCACCCGGGCCGTGAGCCTCAGTCAGGTCAAAGTGCGCTCGGCTGGTCGTGACGGATCGGGTCAATGCCTCTACGCTGGGCAGTGGGCCGATCGTCCGGACGGGGGTACGCCGATGAACGAGTTGTTCCGCGCCGCGAGGGAACGGCAAGGGCTGTCGCGCCGGGAGCTTGCCGAGGCCGTCAACGTTGTTCGGCATGGCGATCCTGAGCGGGCCGCTCGGGCGGCTTTCGACGCCAATCATGTGGGAAAGATCGAGACCGGCAGAGTGCGTTACCCGGACGACGAGTTGAGACGGGCTTTGCGGAGCGTGCTCAAGGTCAACAGTGACGAGGAGCTGGGCTTTCGCCCGCACCGCCGATTGCCGAACAGTGGCAGCACATCGTCAGGGGGATCGCGTGGCTCGGCGGCGTCCTCCACACCCACCACCCAGCTAGCGGCTGAGCTGCGACGGCGACAAATGTTCACCCCCGCTGAAGCGGCAGGTAGCGCCGAAGTGGATCTTGCGCAGTTGCGGAACGCTGTCGGTGAGGCGCACCTGGCCTACCAACGGGCGAAGTATGCCGACCTGGTGAGGCTGCTGCCTGATCTCGTTCACCGAGCGGACGGCGCCGCCCGGCGTGGTGCGGAGCAGCACCGCGCACTCGGCATCCTCGGGGCAGCTCATCTGGCGGTGTCGAAGCTGGCCCTCAAGCTTGGTGATCCCGGCCTCGCCTGGGTAGCGGCCGACCGGGCGCTACGCAGTGCGGAACAGGCCGGTGCCGACAACCTCGCAGCGGCTGCCGCCTATTCGGTGGCGTGCGCTCTGCTGGCCTCCCCCGGGCACGTCGCAGACGCAGCAGACGCAGCAACTGAGGGACTCGCCCGGATACCTGAGCAGTCCAGTCCCGCCGCCTTGTCGGTCAGCGGATCATTGACGTTGCTACTGGCGCTCATCGCCGCACGGCGCGGCAAGGCGAAGATCGCGCTCGGCCACCTGGACGACGCAGCGGTTCTGGCCGACCAGTTGGGGAAGGACCGGAACTACTTCTGGACCGGGTTCGGTCCGACGAACGTGCTGATCCACCGGGTGACTGCCGCCGTCAACGTTCGCCAGTTCAACGCTGCAGTCGAGCTCGGAGAACGCATCGACACGTCGACCCTCCCGCCATCGCTGGTGAGCCGGCGGGCTCAGGTTCACCTCGACCTGGCTGCAGCGTTCACCGCGCAGCCCGGCGGCGACCCGTCAGCGCTGCTGCACCTTCTAGCGGCGGAGCGCACCGCACCTCAGATCTTCCAGGTACACGATCAGACCCGCACGCTGGTCACCACCATGCTGGCCAGGGAACGTCGCGCTGCCACACCCGGCCTGCGCGCCTTGGCAGTGCGCGCCAGGATCGATGCCAACTGATCATGGCTGGCACCGGAAATCCGACGCTGTACTTGATCTCCTCAGCCGCTCCGCCGATTCGCAACATCGAAGAGTGCATCGCCCTGTTGCAGGCCGATGGATGGTCGGTATGCCTGATCGCCACGCCTACGGCGTCCACCTGGATCAACACGGACAAGCTCGCATCCCAGACTGGGTTTCCGGTCGCGTCACGACTTCGCACCCCTGACGAGCCGGGAACGCTGCCGCACGCCGACGCCGTCGTGGTAGCACCGGCGTCCTTCAACACGATCAACAAGTGGGCCAGCGGAATCAGCGACAACTTGGCGCTGGGCGTACTCAACGAGACTCTTGGCACCGGGCTGCCGATGATCGTTTCGCCGTACGCCAAGCCGGCCCTCACCCAGCATCCCGCCTACCGAGCCTCCGTCCAGACCCTGTCAAGCCTCGGCGTGCACTTCACCGAGTCCGAAGCCCTCAAGCCTGAGCGCGAGGGCGAGCAGTTCCGCTGGGACGTCATCACCGAAACGCTTCGTACGACCAGGCACTCCCATGGATAGAAACGTCCCGTGGCGAACAGGGCCGGACAAGCAGCGCATTCGTGAGCAGGTATGGGCTGCGCTGGAGCGCCACGACGCGGTCGAGCCGGGAGTCGCGGGGCACATCCCGGCGTTCATCGGCGCAGAGGCTGCTGCGGCCCGCCTGACGGAGCTGCCCGCCTGGCGGGCTGCCTCGACCGTGAAGGCGAACCCTGATCGAGCCCAGTTGCCCATGCGCGCGATGGCGCTCACCGCCGGCAAGACCGTCTACATGGCCGTGCCCCACCTTGCCACCGTCAAGCCGTTCTACCGGCTTGACCCCACGGCGCTTCCCATGCCGCCCGCCGAGGCCGCCGCCCATCAGGCTGCCGCCACATTCGCGCCCACCGTGTCGCCCAGCGACATGCCACCGATTGACCTTGTCGTCTGCGGCAGCGTCGCTGTCAACCCGTACGGTGTCCGAGTCGGCAAAGGTGCCGGCTACTCCGACATCGAGCTTGCCTTACTCGCCGAAGAGGGTCTGATCGGTCCGCACACCACCATTGTGGCCACCGTCCACGCGCTGCAGCTCGTGGACGACGATCTACAGAAGCCGAACACGACTTCCGCGTGGACTTCGTCGTCACCCCAGACGAGATCATCTCCTGCCCGCCGTCTACCCGCCCTCCCGGATTGCTCTGGAACAACCTCCCAGGAGACAAGATCGCGTTGATCCCGTTCCTCTCCTTCCTGGCCGACTCAGGTTCCCACCACCACGACCCGGTGTAGAGCAGGGAAGGTATCCCCGACGGGTCGTCAAGGTTGACGGCGAGACCAGGTACATGATCAGTTGATGTAAATACGGGCGTTGATCGGCGTGTCGTCCGCATTTACGTCATCTGATCTTGGCGGCCGGCAGTGGCCCACCCGATTCGCTGCCGGTGGAGGTGCCACCGGCGCCGGGAGCCCAGGTCAGACTGGCAGTGGTGTGGCCACGCCGGGGGTCAGCCAGTGCAGGCTGTGCCGTACCGGATCTCCGGCGGCGGTGAACGCGGCCTCGACCGCCGCCCGGCCCTCGGTGAAGTGGCCCCAGCCCTCGTAGTGCACCGGCACCACCGTCCGCGCCTCGACCAGGCTGCACAGCTCCACACCGTCAGCCGCTGTCATCGTGTAACGCAGCGGACCGGTCAGACCGAACCGCACCGCACCCAGATGCAGCACCATCGTGCCCACGGTGAACCGCTGCGCCACCCGCCGTACCCCGGGATATTGCACCGTGTCACCCATGGTTCACAGTGCGCCGTACCGCTGACCAGGCCAGCACAGCGCAAAGTGTCGAGAACGTACGGCATCGATGTTCGCTCTACTCTGCACGCGCGCCTGCCCGGAGGGTACCGATAGCCGGGGGCCTCAAGCGCTGTGTGAGCCGCGCAGGTAGGTGAGAACGGCGGAGACCCGGCGATCCGAATGCGGGTCGAGCGGAAGCTTGGCGAAGATGTTGCCGATGTGCTTGCGTACCGCTGCCTCGCTGACGAACAGCTTGCCGGCGATCCCGTGGTTGGTGTGGCCTTCGGCCATGAGCGCGAGCACTTCGCGTTCGCGTTCGGTGAGGCCGGCGAGTGGGCCGTCGGCCCGCCGGAGGCGGACGAGTTGGCGCACGACCTCGGCGTCGATGACCGTGCCGCCCGCAGCGACACGGTCGATGCTGTCCAGGAAGTCGCGTACGTGGCCGACCCGGTCCTTGAGCAGGTAGCCGATGCCGCCGCCGGGGGTCGAGTCGAGCAGCTCGCCGACGTAGGCATCGGCGACGTAGGCCGACAGCAACATGATCGCGATGCCGGGTTGAGCGGCCCGGATCGTCGCCGCCGCGCGCAGTCCCTCGTCGGTATGGGTGGGTGGCATGCGGATGTCGGTGATGACGAGGTCGGGGTGGCAGTTTCCGGCGTACGTGAGCAGGGTTTGCGCGTCAGGGACGGCCGCGACGACCTCGTGGCCGGCGCGTTCGAGGATCCGCACCAGCCCTTCCCGGAGCAGGGCCGCGTCCTCGGCGACCACGATCCGCAGCGCGTTCTGTGCCGGTGTCAGTGGATCGGGCACGTCATCCTGACCTGGGTCGGGCCCCCGGTGGGGCTGATGATGTCGACGTCGCCGTCGAGGGCGTCGAGCCGGGCGTGCAGTCCGGCGAGACCGGTGCCGGCCTCTGGGTCGGCGCCGCCGACGCCATCGTCGACGACCGAGACGATCAGGGTGTGGTCCTCGATCCACGCGTGCACCTGTGCCGATCGGGCGCGGGCGTGGCGTGCGACGTTGGTGAGGTTCTCGCTGACGAAGAAGTACGCCGCGGCCTCGACCACAGGCGGGAGCCGGCCGTTGACGGCGAACTGGAGATGGACCGGGACTGGTGACCGGCCGGCGATCTCCTGCACGGCCGCAGCGAGGCCGTGGTCGGTCAGTACCCGGGGATGGATGCCCCGGATCGTGGTGCGCAGGTCGGCGAGGGCCTGCTCGGCCTGCTGGTGCGCCTCGCGGACGAGATCGAGACCGGGCCCGGCGGGCAGGTCCAGTTCGGCGCTGCCCAGCGTCATGGTCAGGGCGACGAGGCGCTGCTGGACGCCGTCGTGGAGATCGCGCTCGATTCGGCGGCGTTCGGTTTCGAACGCGTCGACCAGCCCGGTCCGGGACCTGCGCAGCTGCTGGACCGCTTCGGCCAGCCGGGCCTGGGGCGGGTCCAGCAGGTGCCGGACCAGTGCCGCCTGGCCGCAGGCCAGCGCGGTGGCCGCGTACATCAGCAGGACCACGGTGACGAGGCCGGCGGGCGCCACGGCCCATGCCTCACCGGTGGTGTCGACCCGCCACCCGGCGATGTCGATCGCGCCGGAACGGACCAGCACCGGGGCGATGAGCAGCAGCACCGGAATCGTCAGCAGTATCAGCAGCACGGCGTCGGCGATCCAGAACACCGTCGTGAGCAGGACCGTGACGCCCGCCTCCGGCCAGGACGCACGGCCGTGTCCCGGACCGCCTAGCACCGGTGGCTGGTGCACCGGCCGCCCGGGATAGATCAGCCGGAGCCGACGCCGCTCACCGGCGGCGGCCAGGTGGACCAGCACCGGAATCCCGGCCAGCACGAGAAGTCCCGCGATCACCACGACCGTGGCGACGCCCACCGCGACCACCACGAGCAGGACGGTCAGCCAGGCCAGACCGATCGGCACAGTGGTGACCAGGTACGCCAGGGAGCGCCACGGCCACACCGAGGCCAGGAACCGTGCGGGGCGTCCGCGTACGGCGGTCCAGGCGTCGCTCACAGGTCAAACCCTACGGATCGCATCGGCCGCGCGGGGTAGCGCACGCGCTACCCCGCAAGTCGCGTCTGAGCCCGTGTGCCGGGCCGCGCCCGCCAGGTCCACTGGGGGGCATGACCCAGACAACCCCGGCGGCCGTCACCCTCGACGGTCTCAGCCGTACCTACCGCTCCCGCGCCGGCTCGGTGCATGCGCTGCGCGGTGTGACCCACGTGTTCCAGCGCGGCACGTTCACCGCGATCATGGGGCCGTCCGGCTCCGGCAAGTCCACTCTGCTCCAGCTTGCGGCCGGTCTCGACCGGCCGACCGGGGGGCGGGTGACCGTCGGCGGCACCCGGCTCGACACGCTGAACGAGACCCAGTTGACCCGCTTCCGGCGTACGGCGATGGCGTTCGTCTTTCAGTCCTACAACCTTCTCGACGCGCTCACCGCGTTCGACAACGTCGCGCTTCCCGCCCGCCTGGCCGGACGCCGTGCCGATCCGACCACGGTACGGACCGCGCTGGCCCACGTCGGCCTCGGCGAGCATGCCCGACGCCGGCCGTCGGAACTGTCCGGCGGCCAGCAGCAGCGGGTCGCGATCGCCCGGGCGCTGCACGGCCGACCCGACGTGCTGTTCGCCGACGAGCCCACCGGCGCACTGGATCGCGGCACCGGACGCGACGTGCTCGGGCTCCTACGGTCGCTGGCCGACGGCGGCCAGACCGTCGTCATGGTGACCCACGATCCGCTGGCCGCCTCGTACGCGGACGGGGTGTTGTTCCTCGCCGACGGGCAGATCGTCGGTCACCTCGCACGCGCTGACGCCGGCCAGATCGCCGAGACGATGAACGACCTGGAGCGGGGATGATGCGCGGCCCGACGATGCTGGCCCTGGCCCGGCAGACCGTTCACCACTCCTGGCGCGGCTACCTGGGGGCCTTCGTCGCCCTGCTGTTCGGGGTCGTCCTGATCTCCGTCACCGTGACGCTGATCGGGAGCATCGACGCCACCGACGGCCGGCCCGACACGAGCGCCGACGAGCGTGCCCAACTCGACGGCCTGGCCGCGATGTTCGGGATGATGTCGACGATCTCGGCGTTCATGGCTCTCTTCGTGGTCGGCAGCACGTTCGGCTTCGTCGTGGCCGGCCGCCGTCGTGAGCTCGGCCTGCTGCGTCTGGTCGGCGCGACACCACGACAGGTACGCCGGCTCCTGCTGGGCGAGTCCGTCGTCGTCGCGGCCGCGGCCACCACGGTGGGCTGTCTACTCGGCACGGTATCGGCGCCGGCCGTTCTCCGGCTGGTCCGGGCGATCGGGATCACCACTCTCGACCTGCAGGCCCCGAGCCCGTGGATCGCCTGGGCAGTCGCCGCACCCACCGGCGCGGCGGTCGCGCTCCTCGGGGTCTGGCGATCCTCGCGCCGGGCCGCCCGGATCACCCCCAGCGCCGCACTACGGGAGGCCGCGATCGAGCCGACCCGGCCCAGCATCGTCCAGTTCGCCGTCGCGACGCTCTGCTTCGGTGGCCTGGTGGCCACCATCGTGGCCGCCGCCGACCAGCCGCCGCTGTTGTCGATGGTCGCCTCCATCCTGCTGCCCGAGGTGGTCGTGATCGGCCTGATGTGCGTCGGACCCGCCGTCATCCCGCGGCTCGCCGCCCTGCTCGCCCGCCCGTTCATCGGCTGGGACGTGGCGGCCCGGATGGCCCGCGACGAGGTACGCGCCGCCGCCCGCACCACCGCTGCGGTCGCCGCCCCGGTCCTGGCCATTTCCGCTATCGCGGGGTCGCTGCTGCTGACCCTCAGTTTGACCGCCGACTGGGCGACCGCGCAGAACCGGGCCCGGCTGCACGCGCCGCTGGTCGTCGAGGTGGGCAGCCCGGCCGCAGCCGCGTCGATTGCGGCCTCGTCGATTGCGGCCGATCGGACCGTCGCGACGGCCGACGTACGCCGGCAGGCCATGGTCCAGCGCGACGAGGACGGCCGCCCCGGCGAACCCGACCGGGTCGAGATCGTCGACCTCGCCACCGCGTCTACCGCCCGGGGCCTGGTCGCCACGCGCGGCACCCTCGACGACTTCCACGGGAACGCGGTCGCGGTCACCGCCACCTGGGTCACCGACGCCGGCATCGACCTGGGCGGCACCCTCCCGGTCTGGATCGACGGCGAGCGGGTCCCGTTGCGGGTCGTCGCCGTCCTCCCCGACGCACCCGCCCTGTACGCCGAACTCGTCGTCCCGGCCGAACTGTTTCCGCCTGCCAGCGTCCAGACCACCGGGACGGTCTTCGTCGTCCCGCGCACCGATGCCACCGCGACGCGGGAATCCCTCCGGCGTACGCTCGCCGGCGCCGACAGCCGGATCCTCGACTCCGGCGACTGGATCGACGCCACCGCAGCGCAGACCCGCCAGTCCAACAACGTCGGCCTCATCATCCTGCTCGGCCCGGCCGGCCTGTACGCCGCCATCGCGATGGTCAACGCCACCCTTATCGGCGCCGCCCAACGGCGCCGGCAGCGTGGCCTGATCCAACTTCTCGGTGCGAGCCCCGACCAGGTCAGACGAGCCGGCATCTGGCAGGCGGCTCTCGTCTGCGGCACCGGCCTGCTGCTGGGCAGCGGCACCATGGCGCTAATGGGCTGGCTGGTACGCCGCGCCGTCACGGCGGACCTGGCCGGCATCGCCGTGCCCATCACGATTCCATGGCTCCCGTTGCTCGGCATCGGCGTCACCTGTCTGCTGCTCACCGCGGCGGCGGCAACGGCCGGCATCCGTACGCGAAAGACACCGCACCTTGCCGACGACCCGGCCTGACCGACCGCTGCCGCAAGATCAGTTGATGCAAATGCGGGCGACACGCCGATGAACGCCCGCATTTACGTCAACTGATCTTGGCGACCCGTCCTGTGTTGTCGAGTTGCGGGATCGTCAATCGGTCCGGGTCTGCAGGCTCCGCGCCAGGGCCGGGATCATCACCGCCGCAGGGACGATGTGCAGCCCGAGCAGGGCGACGGTGGTGGCGGCGTCCGCCTCGACGAGGAAGGGCGGGACGAGTGAGATCGCGGTCAGTGAGACTGCCGTCCAAACGAACCGCTCGGCGGGTCGGGCACTCCACAGCAGAAATGCTGTGGCGATGACGACGCCCACGATCGAGAAGAAGCCGGTCACCACGGCGAACCCGGCCAACGGGATCGCCTCGCCGTCAGCGGGGACCTCGAAGTCGACGCCGACCACCCGGGCCAACGCAGCGGCGAGGGTGGTGACCAGCACGGCTGCGGACGTAGCGATGAGGCCGGTGCCGGCGAGCCGGCGAAGTCGTTGACCAGTGCTGGTGCTGGTGCTAGTCCGGCCAGCTGCCGGACGTGCGGGTACCCCGGTGTCGTTCATGTCGTTTCTCCGTCGTTTGGTTTCGGCAACTGGAGTCCGTGCTGTGTCGCCCGGCGTCCGGAGCTACTGCGTGTCGTCCGCCGGCAGGCGCTCCGGCAGCCCGAGCCGCGAGAACTGGTCGGCGTGGAAGGTGATGATCTCGGTGATCGCCCCACCGCTGACCCGCAGGACGTCGATTGTCAGCGGCAGGTACCCGCCTTCCTCTTCCCGCCAGTGGTAGAACCCGATGGCTGGCTGCCGGTTCACGGACGTTGCGACGGTGCGCAGGCGGCCCAGGTCCTCGAAGCCGTCCTCGATCCAG
This window harbors:
- a CDS encoding DUF6069 family protein; translated protein: MNDTGVPARPAAGRTSTSTSTGQRLRRLAGTGLIATSAAVLVTTLAAALARVVGVDFEVPADGEAIPLAGFAVVTGFFSIVGVVIATAFLLWSARPAERFVWTAVSLTAISLVPPFLVEADAATTVALLGLHIVPAAVMIPALARSLQTRTD
- a CDS encoding FtsX-like permease family protein, with amino-acid sequence MMRGPTMLALARQTVHHSWRGYLGAFVALLFGVVLISVTVTLIGSIDATDGRPDTSADERAQLDGLAAMFGMMSTISAFMALFVVGSTFGFVVAGRRRELGLLRLVGATPRQVRRLLLGESVVVAAAATTVGCLLGTVSAPAVLRLVRAIGITTLDLQAPSPWIAWAVAAPTGAAVALLGVWRSSRRAARITPSAALREAAIEPTRPSIVQFAVATLCFGGLVATIVAAADQPPLLSMVASILLPEVVVIGLMCVGPAVIPRLAALLARPFIGWDVAARMARDEVRAAARTTAAVAAPVLAISAIAGSLLLTLSLTADWATAQNRARLHAPLVVEVGSPAAAASIAASSIAADRTVATADVRRQAMVQRDEDGRPGEPDRVEIVDLATASTARGLVATRGTLDDFHGNAVAVTATWVTDAGIDLGGTLPVWIDGERVPLRVVAVLPDAPALYAELVVPAELFPPASVQTTGTVFVVPRTDATATRESLRRTLAGADSRILDSGDWIDATAAQTRQSNNVGLIILLGPAGLYAAIAMVNATLIGAAQRRRQRGLIQLLGASPDQVRRAGIWQAALVCGTGLLLGSGTMALMGWLVRRAVTADLAGIAVPITIPWLPLLGIGVTCLLLTAAAATAGIRTRKTPHLADDPA